The Bos javanicus breed banteng chromosome 18, ARS-OSU_banteng_1.0, whole genome shotgun sequence genome has a segment encoding these proteins:
- the LOC133230194 gene encoding metallothionein-1A, which produces MDPNCSCPTGGSCSCAGSCTCKACRCPSCKKSCCSCCPVGCAKCAQGCVCKGASDKCSCCA; this is translated from the exons ATGGACCCGAACTGCTCCTGCCCCACTG GCGGCTCCTGCAGCTGTGCTGGCTCCTGCACCTGCAAGGCCTGCAGATGTCCCTCCTGCAAGAAGA gctgctgctcctgctgccctGTGGGCTGTGCCAAGTGTGCCCAGGGCTGTGTCTGCAAAGGGGCCTCGGACAAGTGCAGCTGCTGCGCCTGA